From a region of the Coffea arabica cultivar ET-39 chromosome 3e, Coffea Arabica ET-39 HiFi, whole genome shotgun sequence genome:
- the LOC140038803 gene encoding uncharacterized protein isoform X1, whose product MITLGDFWSSNTIDLYLHCRFYKLADPNNGILKKGREAFLTGCHLRTASKSCGQARLLPTEYFVVLLDEDQDDDAMLIGAQFCSDSFSSISLEAVKEGVSYSLYAR is encoded by the exons ATGATCACATTGGGCGACTTTTGGAGCTCTAACACCATTGATCTGTATCTTCACTGTAG GTTTTACAAATTAGCTGATCCTAACAATGGAATTCTGAAGAAGGGCCGAGAAGCTTTTCTAACTGGATGCCATCTTCGAACTGCCAGCAAAAGTTGTGGCCAGGCACGACTTCTGCCAACTGAATATTTTGTGGTGCTGTTAGATGAG GACCAAGACGATGATGCGATGCTAATTGGAGCACAGTTTTGTTCAGATTCCTTCTCTTCCATTTCTCTTGAGGCTGTTAAAGAAGGGGTCTCTTATTCATTGTATGCTAGGTAA
- the LOC140038803 gene encoding uncharacterized protein isoform X2 codes for MITLGDFWSSNTIDLYLHCRFYKLADPNNGILKKGREAFLTGCHLRTASKSCGQDQDDDAMLIGAQFCSDSFSSISLEAVKEGVSYSLYAR; via the exons ATGATCACATTGGGCGACTTTTGGAGCTCTAACACCATTGATCTGTATCTTCACTGTAG GTTTTACAAATTAGCTGATCCTAACAATGGAATTCTGAAGAAGGGCCGAGAAGCTTTTCTAACTGGATGCCATCTTCGAACTGCCAGCAAAAGTTGTGGCCAG GACCAAGACGATGATGCGATGCTAATTGGAGCACAGTTTTGTTCAGATTCCTTCTCTTCCATTTCTCTTGAGGCTGTTAAAGAAGGGGTCTCTTATTCATTGTATGCTAGGTAA
- the LOC113733879 gene encoding uncharacterized protein isoform X1 has protein sequence MEEFDEDDFGDLYTDVKVQAGPALNSVPPLAQFSLDTEISDSSEANERFTAGGSGADNAEEEEEEETAAVALDEGQEWSGNGSESESESEDDLNIVLNDDEEVENGNEVINGGQLGFRVGGIGGGLDHEDEAGIKGEDEGSKGRGNHDSCCTGGVGDVGFELGNRGKVGFNGGDCSVKYECMKSKAAAVLSNLKCNGSARVASYSSQFVRGYWEHNCWTPRFGKNSLVPQRGHNFSLPRSRTIIDVNIDAFEWKPWRHPGADITDFFNFGLDEDSWKCYCSCLDGYREQPNEGNPAYNPWRHSMMRSVSQISCRHEQLEMPKGEAILVEDSICERQASVDVRHSVDRDSDVIIQIHVQDMEDLSSFGNMALDQGSSHVAEASHEGESGDIGIKNEDMVCFNSASKDDLPILKGPTEEKWISIPERCSNDTSTCAGNPVYRDSDNCGSLQVSDTHEHDHEELADSDSDGSAEDRSSDDSKKCIGSVTSNTTSTVRESESSYGLETRGTNFSPSSSHDIKSRCGAYPEPDKIYDHVKRVSPNSESEAVTFDCNSSKDFRSHSIKMKSGAYEYFSRGRNPINRKLKFPERKSTRISKFKSHLEYEDAFYLSNPKKLHDVCRSTSACGNQRNRCHSFDFSERQDFSCYEGLEYLISHRGKRLYDYQSSGAYSQNSHQRGCRVSRYEREQCYNQTVSGKHHFTEQRIPRFSGDTREKDLDHYDGEDSVSGLESLDFHGPGELIFEKSQLLDCGNHARWKWKSGELKFRRKLKNCNFICEHKYSNNMTRENFRSIQCREGDIVQRKYDRQLQYGRGKVRGPLRGKRRFDSPLSGCETIRCRNSEDEKPQTVGRVRAPGAPYSRIYVSERCSKQGKHNCVGRYSGGTKFGFSDGMFDSDENIKHADDQDDFAGRRHYGQSEVLEWREEECNSWYPEHGVLAEGTLYPFNKTSGGKGSVAKHGSVYGGKLIDLSEPEQNRYKLSREGGVGSKFLESPNVSRRDNVQRTRPRCWDSTDKDMVVWDSKSSRCSEAGSSMCFDRYEYFKRNEDSEQRTFKGLNDSRLEKVARADNTKAGTFLVDANWRNKFPNGKRNDSPDIEEGQIVTEDLNAKPKERISASRDKTNITGTKAISRENPRILEIIAKMEKRRERFKEPISLKTVSEKNGKPFTADGDEAVETKQLPRPARKRKWAGS, from the exons atggaagagttCGACGAAGATGATTTCGGGGATCTTTATACCGACGTCAAGGTTCAAGCCGGCCCGGCACTCAATTCTGTCCCACCATTGGCTCAATTTTCCCTGGACACAGAAATTTCGGATTCCTCGGAGGCAAATGAGAGATTCACCGCCGGCGGCAGTGGCGCAGACAATGCtgaagaagaggaggaggaggagaccGCGGCTGTGGCTTTGGATGAAGGTCAAGAGTGGAGTGGGAATGGATCTGAGAGTGAGAGTGAGAGTGAGGATGATTTGAATATCGTGTTGAATGATGATGAGGAAGTTGAAAACGGTAATGAGGTTATTAATGGAGgtcaattagggtttcgagtTGGGGGGATTGGGGGAGGGCTTGATCATGAGGATGAAGCTGGAATTAAAGGGGAAGATGAAGGGAGTAAAGGAAGGGGAAACCATGATAGCTGCTGCACTGGTGGTGTTGGTGATGTTGGCTTTGAACTAGGCAATAGAGGGAAGGTTGGGTTTAATGGTGGTGATTGCAGTGTAAAATACGAG TGCATGAAATCGAAGGCAGCAGCGGTTCTAAGTAATTTGAAATGCAATGGATCTGCCAGAGTAGCTTCTTACTCTTCCCAATTTGTTAGAGGATACTGGGAGCATAATTGTTGGACCCCTCGTTTTGGCAAAAACTCGCTAGTGCCACAAAGGGGACATAACTTCTCACTTCCTCGTTCTAG GACCATTATAGATGTAAATATAGATGCATTCGAGTGGAAGCCTTGGAGGCATCCGGGGGCTGACATAACagattttttcaattttggtctTGATGAAGATAGTTGGAAATGCTATTGCAGTTGCCTG GATGGGTACCGCGAGCAACCAAATGAGGGTAACCCAGCTTACAATCCTTGGAGACATAGTATG ATGAGATCAGTTTCACAAATCTCTTGTAGACATGAGCAGTTAGAGATG CCAAAGGGGGAAGCTATTCTGGTAGAAGACAGCATTTGTGAACGCCAAGCATCTGTAGATGTCAGGCATTCTGTTGATCGAGACTCTGATGTTATCATACAG ATTCATGTGCAGGATATGGAAGATCTCTCAAGCTTTGGGAACATGGCACTTGATCAAGGGAGTAGCCATGTAGCTGAAGCTTCCCATGAAGGAGAATCTGGAGATATTGGTATAAAGAATGAAGATATGGTTTGTTTTAATAGTGCCAGTAAAGATGACCTACCCATTTTGAAGGGACCCACAGAAGAAAAATGGATATCAATTCCTGAAAG GTGCTCCAATGATACATCTACATGTGCTGGTAATCCTGTATATAGGGATTCAGACAATTGTGGGAGTCTTCAGGTTTCTGATACACACGAACACGACCATGAAGAGTTGGCAGACAGTGATTCAGATGGAAGTGCCGAAGATAGATCTTCTGATGACTCGAAGAAATGTATTGGTAGTGTCACATCCAATACCACATCAACCGTAAGGGAATCAGAATCATCCTATGGGCTTGAGACTCGTGGCACTAATTTCTCTCCTTCTTCCAGTCATGACATAAAATCCAGATGTGGTGCTTATCCTGAGCCAGATAAAATTTATGACCATGTTAAAAGGGTATCACCAAACTCAGAGTCTGAGGCTGTCACATTTGATTGTAATTCCTCAAAGGACTTCAGAAGCCATAGCATCAAGATGAAGTCTGGTGCTTATGAATATTTTTCAAGAGGCAGAAATCCCATCAACAGAAAGCTCAAATTTCCTGAGAGGAAATCAACTAGGATATCTAAATTCAAGTCTCACCTCGAGTATGAGGATGCTTTCTATTTGTCTAATCCAAAGAAGTTGCATGACGTATGTCGTTCAACATCTGCATGTGGCAATCAGAGAAATAGGTGTCATAGTTTTGATTTTTCTGAAAGGCAAGATTTCTCATGTTATGAGGGCTTAGAATATCTTATCAGCCATAGAGGAAAAAGATTATATGATTATCAGTCCAGTGGTGCTTATTCTCAAAATTCTCATCAAAGAGGTTGCCGAGTTTCTAGATATGAGAGAGAGCAGTGTTACAATCAGACTGTAAGTGGAAAACACCATTTTACTGAACAAAGAATACCGAGGTTTAGTGGTGACACAAGGGAGAAGGATTTGGATCACTATGATGGGGAAGACTCTGTCTCAGGACTGGAATCCCTTGATTTCCATGGGCCAGGAGAGctcatttttgaaaaatcacaattGTTAGACTGTGGAAACCATGCTCGGTGGAAATGGAAATCAGGAGAGCTGAAATTTAGAAGGAAATTGAAAAATTGTAACTTTATTTGTGAACATAAATATAGCAATAACATGACTCGAGAAAATTTTAGATCTATTCAGTGTAGGGAAGGAGATATTGTGCAACGTAAATATGATAGACAGTTGCAATATGGTAGAGGAAAAGTTAGAGGCCCTTTAAGAGGCAAAAGGAGATTTGACAGTCCCCTTAGTGGCTGTGAAACTATTCGGTGTAGAAATAGCGAGGACGAGAAACCACAAACTGTTGGCAGGGTAAGGGCGCCAGGTGCGCCTTATTCAAGAATTTATGTATCTGAAAGATGCAGTAAACAAGGGAAACATAATTGTGTAGGGAGGTACAGTGGTGGTACCAAATTTGGTTTTTCTGATGGTATGTTTGACAGTGATGAGAATATAAAACATGCTGATGATCAAGATGATTTTGCTGGAAGAAGACATTATGGACAATCTGAAGTATTGGAGTGGAGGGAAGAGGAATGCAATTCTTGGTATCCTGAGCATGGTGTTTTGGCTGAGGGAACATTATATCCTTTTAACAAGACTTCAGGGGGTAAAGGATCTGTTGCCAAACATGGGTCTGTATATGGAGGGAAGCTTATAGATCTTAGTGAACCTGAGCAAAATAGATACAAATTATCAAGAGAAGGCGGTGTCGGTAGTAAATTTCTGGAAAGTCCTAATGTTAGCCGTAGAGATAATGTTCAGCGAACACGCCCAAGGTGCTGGGATTCAACTGACAAAGACATGGTTGTTTGGGACAGCAAG TCCTCTAGGTGCTCCGAGGCTGGAAGTTCAATGTGCTTTGATAGATACGAGTACTTCAAGCGCAATGAAGATTCAGAGCAGCGAACTTTCAAGGGCTTAAATGATTCCCGTCTAGAGAAGGTTGCTCGAGCTGACAATACAAAAGCCGGTACCTTCCTGGTGGATGCAAATTGGCGCAACAAGTTTCCTAATGGCAAGCGGAACGATTCTCCagatattgaagaaggtcaGATAGTTACTGAAGATTTGAATGCGAAACCTAAGGAAAGGATTAGTGCATCCAGAGATAAAACAAACATCACAGGCACAAAGGCCATTTCCAGGGAAAATCCTAGGATATTGGAGATAATTGCCAAAATGGAAAAACGACGAGAGCGGTTCAAGGAACCGATTTCTTTGAAAACAGTCTCAGAGAAAAATGGCAAGCCATTTACCGCTGATGGTGATGAAGCTGTTGAAACAAAGCAGCTACCTAGACCAGCACGGAAAAGGAAATGGGCTGGGAGTTAG
- the LOC113733879 gene encoding uncharacterized protein isoform X2: MEEFDEDDFGDLYTDVKVQAGPALNSVPPLAQFSLDTEISDSSEANERFTAGGSGADNAEEEEEEETAAVALDEGQEWSGNGSESESESEDDLNIVLNDDEEVENGNEVINGGQLGFRVGGIGGGLDHEDEAGIKGEDEGSKGRGNHDSCCTGGVGDVGFELGNRGKVGFNGGDCSVKYECMKSKAAAVLSNLKCNGSARVASYSSQFVRGYWEHNCWTPRFGKNSLVPQRGHNFSLPRSRTIIDVNIDAFEWKPWRHPGADITDFFNFGLDEDSWKCYCSCLDGYREQPNEGNPAYNPWRHSMPKGEAILVEDSICERQASVDVRHSVDRDSDVIIQIHVQDMEDLSSFGNMALDQGSSHVAEASHEGESGDIGIKNEDMVCFNSASKDDLPILKGPTEEKWISIPERCSNDTSTCAGNPVYRDSDNCGSLQVSDTHEHDHEELADSDSDGSAEDRSSDDSKKCIGSVTSNTTSTVRESESSYGLETRGTNFSPSSSHDIKSRCGAYPEPDKIYDHVKRVSPNSESEAVTFDCNSSKDFRSHSIKMKSGAYEYFSRGRNPINRKLKFPERKSTRISKFKSHLEYEDAFYLSNPKKLHDVCRSTSACGNQRNRCHSFDFSERQDFSCYEGLEYLISHRGKRLYDYQSSGAYSQNSHQRGCRVSRYEREQCYNQTVSGKHHFTEQRIPRFSGDTREKDLDHYDGEDSVSGLESLDFHGPGELIFEKSQLLDCGNHARWKWKSGELKFRRKLKNCNFICEHKYSNNMTRENFRSIQCREGDIVQRKYDRQLQYGRGKVRGPLRGKRRFDSPLSGCETIRCRNSEDEKPQTVGRVRAPGAPYSRIYVSERCSKQGKHNCVGRYSGGTKFGFSDGMFDSDENIKHADDQDDFAGRRHYGQSEVLEWREEECNSWYPEHGVLAEGTLYPFNKTSGGKGSVAKHGSVYGGKLIDLSEPEQNRYKLSREGGVGSKFLESPNVSRRDNVQRTRPRCWDSTDKDMVVWDSKSSRCSEAGSSMCFDRYEYFKRNEDSEQRTFKGLNDSRLEKVARADNTKAGTFLVDANWRNKFPNGKRNDSPDIEEGQIVTEDLNAKPKERISASRDKTNITGTKAISRENPRILEIIAKMEKRRERFKEPISLKTVSEKNGKPFTADGDEAVETKQLPRPARKRKWAGS; the protein is encoded by the exons atggaagagttCGACGAAGATGATTTCGGGGATCTTTATACCGACGTCAAGGTTCAAGCCGGCCCGGCACTCAATTCTGTCCCACCATTGGCTCAATTTTCCCTGGACACAGAAATTTCGGATTCCTCGGAGGCAAATGAGAGATTCACCGCCGGCGGCAGTGGCGCAGACAATGCtgaagaagaggaggaggaggagaccGCGGCTGTGGCTTTGGATGAAGGTCAAGAGTGGAGTGGGAATGGATCTGAGAGTGAGAGTGAGAGTGAGGATGATTTGAATATCGTGTTGAATGATGATGAGGAAGTTGAAAACGGTAATGAGGTTATTAATGGAGgtcaattagggtttcgagtTGGGGGGATTGGGGGAGGGCTTGATCATGAGGATGAAGCTGGAATTAAAGGGGAAGATGAAGGGAGTAAAGGAAGGGGAAACCATGATAGCTGCTGCACTGGTGGTGTTGGTGATGTTGGCTTTGAACTAGGCAATAGAGGGAAGGTTGGGTTTAATGGTGGTGATTGCAGTGTAAAATACGAG TGCATGAAATCGAAGGCAGCAGCGGTTCTAAGTAATTTGAAATGCAATGGATCTGCCAGAGTAGCTTCTTACTCTTCCCAATTTGTTAGAGGATACTGGGAGCATAATTGTTGGACCCCTCGTTTTGGCAAAAACTCGCTAGTGCCACAAAGGGGACATAACTTCTCACTTCCTCGTTCTAG GACCATTATAGATGTAAATATAGATGCATTCGAGTGGAAGCCTTGGAGGCATCCGGGGGCTGACATAACagattttttcaattttggtctTGATGAAGATAGTTGGAAATGCTATTGCAGTTGCCTG GATGGGTACCGCGAGCAACCAAATGAGGGTAACCCAGCTTACAATCCTTGGAGACATAGTATG CCAAAGGGGGAAGCTATTCTGGTAGAAGACAGCATTTGTGAACGCCAAGCATCTGTAGATGTCAGGCATTCTGTTGATCGAGACTCTGATGTTATCATACAG ATTCATGTGCAGGATATGGAAGATCTCTCAAGCTTTGGGAACATGGCACTTGATCAAGGGAGTAGCCATGTAGCTGAAGCTTCCCATGAAGGAGAATCTGGAGATATTGGTATAAAGAATGAAGATATGGTTTGTTTTAATAGTGCCAGTAAAGATGACCTACCCATTTTGAAGGGACCCACAGAAGAAAAATGGATATCAATTCCTGAAAG GTGCTCCAATGATACATCTACATGTGCTGGTAATCCTGTATATAGGGATTCAGACAATTGTGGGAGTCTTCAGGTTTCTGATACACACGAACACGACCATGAAGAGTTGGCAGACAGTGATTCAGATGGAAGTGCCGAAGATAGATCTTCTGATGACTCGAAGAAATGTATTGGTAGTGTCACATCCAATACCACATCAACCGTAAGGGAATCAGAATCATCCTATGGGCTTGAGACTCGTGGCACTAATTTCTCTCCTTCTTCCAGTCATGACATAAAATCCAGATGTGGTGCTTATCCTGAGCCAGATAAAATTTATGACCATGTTAAAAGGGTATCACCAAACTCAGAGTCTGAGGCTGTCACATTTGATTGTAATTCCTCAAAGGACTTCAGAAGCCATAGCATCAAGATGAAGTCTGGTGCTTATGAATATTTTTCAAGAGGCAGAAATCCCATCAACAGAAAGCTCAAATTTCCTGAGAGGAAATCAACTAGGATATCTAAATTCAAGTCTCACCTCGAGTATGAGGATGCTTTCTATTTGTCTAATCCAAAGAAGTTGCATGACGTATGTCGTTCAACATCTGCATGTGGCAATCAGAGAAATAGGTGTCATAGTTTTGATTTTTCTGAAAGGCAAGATTTCTCATGTTATGAGGGCTTAGAATATCTTATCAGCCATAGAGGAAAAAGATTATATGATTATCAGTCCAGTGGTGCTTATTCTCAAAATTCTCATCAAAGAGGTTGCCGAGTTTCTAGATATGAGAGAGAGCAGTGTTACAATCAGACTGTAAGTGGAAAACACCATTTTACTGAACAAAGAATACCGAGGTTTAGTGGTGACACAAGGGAGAAGGATTTGGATCACTATGATGGGGAAGACTCTGTCTCAGGACTGGAATCCCTTGATTTCCATGGGCCAGGAGAGctcatttttgaaaaatcacaattGTTAGACTGTGGAAACCATGCTCGGTGGAAATGGAAATCAGGAGAGCTGAAATTTAGAAGGAAATTGAAAAATTGTAACTTTATTTGTGAACATAAATATAGCAATAACATGACTCGAGAAAATTTTAGATCTATTCAGTGTAGGGAAGGAGATATTGTGCAACGTAAATATGATAGACAGTTGCAATATGGTAGAGGAAAAGTTAGAGGCCCTTTAAGAGGCAAAAGGAGATTTGACAGTCCCCTTAGTGGCTGTGAAACTATTCGGTGTAGAAATAGCGAGGACGAGAAACCACAAACTGTTGGCAGGGTAAGGGCGCCAGGTGCGCCTTATTCAAGAATTTATGTATCTGAAAGATGCAGTAAACAAGGGAAACATAATTGTGTAGGGAGGTACAGTGGTGGTACCAAATTTGGTTTTTCTGATGGTATGTTTGACAGTGATGAGAATATAAAACATGCTGATGATCAAGATGATTTTGCTGGAAGAAGACATTATGGACAATCTGAAGTATTGGAGTGGAGGGAAGAGGAATGCAATTCTTGGTATCCTGAGCATGGTGTTTTGGCTGAGGGAACATTATATCCTTTTAACAAGACTTCAGGGGGTAAAGGATCTGTTGCCAAACATGGGTCTGTATATGGAGGGAAGCTTATAGATCTTAGTGAACCTGAGCAAAATAGATACAAATTATCAAGAGAAGGCGGTGTCGGTAGTAAATTTCTGGAAAGTCCTAATGTTAGCCGTAGAGATAATGTTCAGCGAACACGCCCAAGGTGCTGGGATTCAACTGACAAAGACATGGTTGTTTGGGACAGCAAG TCCTCTAGGTGCTCCGAGGCTGGAAGTTCAATGTGCTTTGATAGATACGAGTACTTCAAGCGCAATGAAGATTCAGAGCAGCGAACTTTCAAGGGCTTAAATGATTCCCGTCTAGAGAAGGTTGCTCGAGCTGACAATACAAAAGCCGGTACCTTCCTGGTGGATGCAAATTGGCGCAACAAGTTTCCTAATGGCAAGCGGAACGATTCTCCagatattgaagaaggtcaGATAGTTACTGAAGATTTGAATGCGAAACCTAAGGAAAGGATTAGTGCATCCAGAGATAAAACAAACATCACAGGCACAAAGGCCATTTCCAGGGAAAATCCTAGGATATTGGAGATAATTGCCAAAATGGAAAAACGACGAGAGCGGTTCAAGGAACCGATTTCTTTGAAAACAGTCTCAGAGAAAAATGGCAAGCCATTTACCGCTGATGGTGATGAAGCTGTTGAAACAAAGCAGCTACCTAGACCAGCACGGAAAAGGAAATGGGCTGGGAGTTAG
- the LOC140038802 gene encoding protein high chlorophyll fluorescent 107-like, with protein MHLFSSSPPPSTCSSSKYTLLSPQNSNPLKFHLVVPFKALHPSSSHPQLSPICSHESSSPPPLIQESPQRFQPQADDIIVREDDFEVAEKIRTAKKSLEELLVVRRPLKEITAEEEEEEEEEEEIIESEDEEVEEEKSSVSSMPFDAKLSKFAKKMPIFEPERVEQIPGGKPLTINLDLALYRAKILARNFQYQASEKILQKCIYYWPEDGRSYVALGKILSKQSKMGEARAVYEKGCQATQGENPYIWQCWAVLENKMGNIRRARELFDAATVADKRHIAAWHGWAVLELKQGNIKKARNLLGKGLKFCGGNEYIYQTLALLEAKAKRYEQARYLFRQATKCNPKSCASWLAWAQLEAQQENNPAARQLFEAAVQASPKNRFAWHVWGVFESNLGNIDKGRKLLKIGHTVNPRDPVLLQSLALLEYRYSNANLARMLFRKASKLDPRHQPVWIAWGWMEWKEGNISTARDLYQRALSIDSTTESAGRCLQAWGVLEQRIGNLSAARRLFRSSLNINSQSYVTWMTWASLEENQGNSVRAEEIRNLYFQQRTEVVDDAAWAMGFLDIIDPAIDSIKKLLNLGQNPYKKVVNSFTGSPGAENGDSGEESAGRSSDYVKGTRSEEEFDLDKFVREKLSLDPSELEVQLGTLEKVTAVSIKSPRKVSLLQRTAARPSPKP; from the exons ATGCacttattttcttcttctcctcctccttcaaCCTGCTCCAGCTCCAAGTACACTCTTCTTTCTCCTCAAAATTCCAATCCCTTAAAATTCCATTTGGTCGTTCCCTTCAAGGCCCTCCATCCCTCTTCTTCGCATCCTCAGTTAAGTCCCATTTGTTCCCATGAATCATCATCACCACCACCACTTATTCAAGAAAGCCCACAAAGATTTCAACCTCAGGCCGATGATATTATTGTTCGAGAAGATGATTTTGAAGTCGCTGAAAAGATCAGGACTGCCAAGAAGTCCTTGGAGGAGTTGCTTGTTGTTCGCCGGCCACTGAAGGAGATTACtgcggaggaggaggaggaggaagaggaagaagaagaaataattGAGTCCGAGGATGAAGAAGTTGAGGAAGAGAAATCGTCCGTTTCATCAATGCCATTTGATGCTAAACTTTCTAAATTCGCAAAGAAGATGCCTATTTTTGAGCCTGAAAGGGTAGAACAGATCCCCGGTGGTAAACCGCTGACAATTAATTTGGACTTAGCTCTGTATCGAGCTAAAATATTGGCACGTAATTTTCAGTATCAAGCATCAGAAAAGATACTTCAGAAG TGCATATACTATTGGCCGGAAGATGGGAGATCATATGTAGCTTTAGGCAAGATTCTGAGtaagcaatctaaaatgggtGAAGCCAGGGCTGTTTATGAAAAGGGATGCCAGGCTACACAGGGAGAAAACCCGTACATTTGGCAG TGCTGGGCTGTTCTGGAAAATAAGATGGGTAATATAAGGAGGGCTAGAGAATTGTTTGACGCTGCTACAGTTGCTGATAAGAGGCATATTGCTGCCTGGCATGGGTGGGCAGTCTTGGAGCTGAAACAGGGCAACATTAAGAAGGCAAGGAATCTTCTTGGCAAAGGTCTGAAGTTTTGTGGTGGAAATGAGTACATATACCAAACGCTTGCATTGCTCGAAGCTAAAGCGAAGAGATATGAACAGGCCCGCTATCTATTCAGGCAGGCAACTAAGTGTAATCCAAAAAGCTGTGCCAGTTGGCTC GCATGGGCTCAACTGGAGGCACAGCAGGAAAACAACCCTGCAGCAAGGCAGCTTTTTGAG GCAGCGGTGCAGGCTAGTCCTAAGAATAGGTTTGCTTGGCATGTCTGGGGAGTCTTTGAATCAAATTTGGGAAATATAGACAAAGGAAGGAAACTTCTGAAGATAGGACACACTGTAAATCCAAGAGATCCAGTTCTTCTTCAATCCCTTGCTTTGTTGGAATACAGATACTCCAATGCAAATCTTGCTAGGATGTTGTTCAGGAAGGCATCTAAACTGGATCCGAGGCACCAACCAGTTTGGATT GCTTGGGGATGGATGGAGTGGAAAGAAGGAAACATCTCTACAGCTAGGGACTTGTACCAGAGAGCCCTCTCAATTGATTCTACTACTGAAAGTGCTGGCCGTTGCCTTCAG GCTTGGGGTGTTTTGGAGCAAAGAATTGGCAATTTGTCAGCAGCTCGAAGACTATTTAGATCTTCATTGAACATAAATTCTCAGAGCTATGTAACCTGGATGACTTGGGCATCCCTGGAAGAAAACCAAGGGAATTCTGTACGTGCAGAGGAAATCCGTAATTTATACTTTCAGCAG CGTACTGAAGTTGTTGATGATGCTGCATGGGCTATGGGTTTCTTAGATATCATCGACCCTGCAATTGACAGCATAAAGAAACTTCTAAATTTGGGTCAGAATCCATACAAGAAAGTAGTCAATTCATTCACAGGGTCACCAGGAGCTGAAAATGGAGATAGTGGAGAAGAATCAGCAGGGCGATCCTCTGATTATGTCAAAGGTACCAGAAGTGAAGAAGAGTTTGATCTAGATAAGTTTGTTCGCGAAAAATTATCTTTGGATCCCTCAGAGCTGGAAGTTCAGTTAGGAACACTCGAAAAAGTTACTGCCGTTAGTATAAAATCTCCAAGGAAGGTATCACTGCTGCAGAGAACGGCTGCTAGACCATCACCAAAGCCGTGA